aatcattcgtaatgtccgattactttgaattgttcgcggttgtattttatattttatctttgacagttattttgactggaatctcgacactaGATTTTTTTCGAACACATtgaagtttaattttattttgctaattggataatttcatcacataatacatacaaatcccatttaactttaacaataattcaaattcaacttccggtctccagttacatCATCAATGCGCGAGCTCGGACGTATTTACgctacgggaaaatactatctctttatttatagtatcatgagttgattcacacaaacaaccgattggaatagaaattaaatgttacttgATAATGTTCAGATtagtccagactgtatcgtcacccccgttaggtaaattattccgattcgatttttttgcacaaacttactcaaaaagagatccttataacaaatccacagggtgtcaggcggtaccgtggtcaaaaaatgtttcaacattttttttaaacaaattcacaaaaataatttttttacttcgaacaattttttagATCGTGTGGGTtattttgagcaaaaaaggtctcttgtgatttttctctaaaattgactgttgtcgagttatacaaATAGCCATTCAAGGCTTAAAACctcggttaaaaataattattatgaaagtcagaaagtcacaaAAAAGTTTATAGCCCCATCTACAAGATcgtgaagaaatttttgtcattattttactactaagctggtatttttaattattaacaatgagtggtaagtgcgtattaggcggccgtcaatggtgagtgcgaaagagatacgccattccggccgtccaatggtgcatctcgccggcgctagggtataaggtgcccgcctgcaaaacttgTACAGGCGCCCCTCACCCCTACACACGCATAcacacagatactcgtacaaccccagcctcgGGGACATTATGTGTGTTCTAATGGAACAGTGAGACCCACATGTCAAACACATGACCAacaagatcaaaccggtcacactgcgTAACCTGGAGTGGTACCTTTCTGACCGCCCATAACCTGGAGTGgtatctatctgacccccaagctataccaccacccctccaaatcgcagtacataacgaatGATGAGGCTTTGTCCTGAACGTTAcattggatgccctgggtaatgggacatcctctgtattactttatgtgATTAAACCATCTGATTTTAGgagtagctagaagagcttttctccctgttaatgacttgattttggacttgtgtcctaaaaatgtgGGTTCCGGGCAGAGAGGCACCGACTCAAGTCGGTGTCGTGTCCCGCTATCCGCAAATGTCCCCGGTAAATAAAGTTCGGTTACAATTTTATTGGACCCAtcatctgacaaaacaacttcacttttaagaaattggctaagagaacTAATATTGTTTTTTTTGTCATCTCTTCTTTTTCGGCTTTTGTTTTTCGATTTGTGCCccagataattttttttgaatccatttttataaaataaaaatcatttaaaaactCAAGATTATGTTTCTGCACAGTATCacaatcttgtttattttactagaaatcattcatttccactcataactgctgatacaaaactaacaacttgtacgaaatttgaagaaaataaacaaagcattctcattaagagcaaagttgtttggttgaaaaAATATGataagataaataaataaataaatatgataaaataaataaatattttatctttggccaataaattatattactacatggtaagaattctatgcggcattgcatatttttatatattttacataTATGTGTGTGATATGCATAACTAACAAGCACAGATTAGGGTattatgacgaatttaaaccacatttaaaaaatgaatttttctattttagtattttgcataacaccagcagaaaatagctcattctggcgccccccaaacaggggcgcccgcctgcagtgcatcccttgcaggcccgttatcgcgaGCCCTGTCACTcacactcacattgacggccacCTCAATACAcccttagcgctcattgttgataattaatgATGAATTATTATGAAGGTCAGttcctgactttcataataattatttttaaccgagTTTTTAACCGagccttaaaaatggttattttcgcttttttcaaattttaaatcgcatataactcgacaacaatcaattttagagaaaaaatgacccaaagaataaaaaaaaattgtccaaagtgaaaaaattatttttgcgaattagtttaaaaaaaaattttaaacaatttatcagCCACAATatcgcctggcaccctgtggatttattataaggacctctttttgagtaagtttgtgcaaagaaatcgaatcggaataatttacctaacgggggcgatgATACAGTCTGGACTAAATCGTGATAAGTAGttaaaacggtcaaaacaaagagacgcacactcatcagtaaaacacgtgagattatactcgtataaattgtataatcgaCATTTACcgaatcgatccaggaatagtcaacttcaactagtaaaagttgaattaaatttttcaaatcaacttttactgctcgttttaattggagttgactcgaactaggaatagtcaactctaactgagaatcaacttgaactgtaacatatagtATACACTGTTACGAAATTACTGATTtcgttattattattttacactttattttaaataaataaacagacttaatttatattttatttattattgacaagaATTTATAAGCCACTAACCATATACTAAAAACTAACACAACATTTATCTAATTAATTATTATACAATTTATTTCACAAATTCAACAACCGCGCGCGTTACAGTCAAACCGACATTTTTATCACCACTGAATCACAGAGGTCAATGGAAAATTGTTCTGAATAAGGCTTCGGCTCATAATGAGAAGATAATGCCACTGACAAtgaatattaatttataatattattaaaaatttgtttggctacagtagaaccccgcaaatctgaaccccgctaatccgaactttcggcaaatccgaaccaacagaaagtgaaaaaaaataaaaaattcacgacaaaaacttaaaaacatgtttattataggtacagagtaaaaccagaaaattaaacaatgtaggattaataggatgttgacatttaatatttcttaaaaataatacGTAAATACTTTATACGTAaacttcttattcttcttcttcttcgtgcgactaggTTTACTCcggtttgtctgcctcttattctgtttcagttgttgttgactgtacattgtctttccaccttttcggcggctttccaacgggtcttctgctatacggcttgttgtttttacagatgttcgctaatctatctggttccattcggtttacatgttcgtaaACGTAAGTGCGTAAACTACGTAAACGTAGTGCTTATAAATGTTAAATATAAACTTACTTCCTTGCAGACAActtagtccaaaaatattgtccacactcttgcgagaacgatttgtgactcaaaatcaacgaaaacgaaagctttgaattattagttaggctaactttcggataatccgaacttttcggaatccgaacaggctgttccccaattagttcggatttgcggggttctactgtatttgcTATTTTACTAATTAATTACTAAAATTTCCACATCGGTGGGATATTAACTCTGATTTGGATTGAACTAACAATTATTAATGTTAACCAGACTTATTTAATACATAATCCATGTTACAAACTAAAAAATGTAATTTCAGTTTATTCTTACGCTATACTATTTGTATCTAAAAGTTCAACTTGTTCTCTAGCTAACAAATTTTTCGAATTGTAATTAGAATATATTTTTACAACtttaaacaatactaaaataattAACATGATTAACATGAGTAACATGATTATTACAGACTGAGTAGCAAAATAACTGTGCCCTTGTTGTTCTGAACTACTATGAAAATATTCAGCAGTACCATGATCTTTTTGTTGAATACtatcaaattttgaatttaaattttccAAGTACTTATAAAATGTGCTATTTTGAAAGCCTTTATTAAAGTAGTTAAACATGCTGCTATTTTCAAAAGAATCAATGAAGTCGCCCTTGGATTTTTCTAGTTTAGTCAAATATTTAACTAGATAAGTACCGTTGAAATCGTTGTTGAAGTAGTCATAAAGACTTCTGTTAAACTCTCTAGTTGAGTTTTCGTTTGCTTTCAGACTTTCCAGATATTTATAGAACAAACTGTTTTTAAAATCTTGATTAAAGTACTTTAGCATGTCAGTACCATTAAAATTTAACGTATTAATATTTTTCAGTCCCTCCAGATACTTATAAAAGTTGCTGTTTTTAAAATCTTTATTAAAATAGTCATACATGAGACTTCTGTCGAACTGAAGGCTCTCGGATTTCTCAAGCTTTGCCGAAATTGTTGTTTCCAAATATTTTATAACATCCTCTTTAAATTTTACCTCAGGATTTGCTTCTGGCAATGTTTCCTCTTTGCAAGCAATGCCGTGAATATTTGATCCTATAGTTGCTGTACCTTTAGACACCTTATTTTTAAAATCATGAATTACTTCCACTAAATTTTCACAAGTGaaatcattactatctatatttATGATGTTTAATCCGTTATTATCGGTCAATAGTTGTTTGCTATTAATTTCTGTGATTTTATTGTTATTGATGTATAAAGATCTTAGTGCCGACAATGAGTGCAAGTATCTTTTAAGAGTCGTGAGCTTGTTATACGACAGATCTAAactttgcaaaaaatttaaatgatCCAGTGCTCCATAATTCAAGTAACTTATATGATTGTGTGACATGTTCAAATAAGACAACTTTGTTAAGTTAACAAATAGGTTAACAGGTATAAAGGACAGATTATTTCCCGCCACACTTAAACTTTCTAATTTGAACAATTTTGAAACATTCATGATGCTTTCTTCATTCAGCAAATTATAACTGATATTTAAATTTAGCGGAGCTGTGTTTAATGAGCAAGTGCCGGAAAGCAAAGATTTTATTTGATTATTACTAGCATCAAGCTTTTTTAAACCTGGAAAACAAACATTGACAGATGTTAACGTATTATTTGAAATATCCAAAGTATTAATTTTACTGTTAAATCTGTTTAAGTTAAAAGAAGAAATTTCATTGCTACTTAAATTTACCATTATAAAGTGAGAATTTTGTCCTAAAAATACATCATCAACAGATTTTAAAGCATTGTCTGCAAGATTTAGTGAAGATATGTGAGTAACGCCTGTTAAAAAAGTTGGAACAATGCTGCTGATTTTATTTCTAGAAAGATCAAGGGATTTTAACTTGACTAAATGGTTAAATATTCCATCGCTTATTTTTTCTATTTGATTGTTGTGTAGGTCAAGTTTTTCCAAAGCTTGAAGGCCACTAAAAGCACCAGGTTGTATGTTCTTTATAAAGTTTCCTGATAGTTGTAAGTCTTCCGTGgagggaaaatttaaaaatgctgcTGTTATTATTTCAGGTATATTTGAATCTGAGATTATTATTCTTCTGCAATTATCACAAGGTTCATTTAAAGGAAGCTGGATATTTTGGCAATCAATATATCGTTCTCTTCGAATAGACCCAAATTGATTAACGTATCTCTCATAATTATCCTCATTACAAATTGCATTTCCCATTTTTAAATTGATTAAAGAATATATTACTCCAAGAAAAGCTGACCATCTgtaaacaatatatatatattgtattatgTAATGTTATAATATATCTTTACTGATTCACCTAATATAACAATGcagaaaaattcagaaaatatctTCTAAAGACAATTGGAGGATACCCAATACATCTCAAGAGCTAAAACGAGGTAGTAGTTTGTCACCAACGCTTCTtaatatacagtacgtaaatcgttcagctggacatagggaacatacattgtatatatttagatacataaatacatacattgtattatattgagataattgtgtCAACTTAGCTCTCTCTATGACAATATTCACCTCAAAAttatttcgactgacacaaataaacgtcaaaattatgACAATGTAGTATCTAAATATTTTTAGCCTAAGGTTgaaagtgacagaaaaaaaacgtacctctgtgattattatacattgaacTTATACAATTATGTATTCCTTGATGGttatttgcatattaaaacgaatattaaaattttgattaaattaaaagtgacagaaaaaaccgtacctctgtgattattatacattgaacTTAGACAATTATGTATTCCTTGATGGTTATTTGCATATTAAAACTAACACaagttagcgcagttgccacaattctcacaatgtatattccctattagtatggtatagttagacccaaacccagacatccaaagtgaaagttatcctccaacaccaaattattctatatgatccacataatgttcagaaaaaagtcacaccattttgagcgtcgggtttgtgggtgagaggggggagaaatctgcaaattcgtagttttttacgtttttcgtccatatttctaaaactaagcggtttagcataaacaaccttctacacaaaattgttctacattaaatttaaaacaaaaaaggccgtatgcataacccttctaaaatgaacggttccaaagttacggaggtagtatagtataattggtccaaaaaaaggcctaacccagacatcaaaagtcttccttcaacaccaaattgttctatatggtccacatattgttcagtaaaaagttacagcattttgagcgtccggtttgggggggagatgggggagaagtcggtaaattagtagttttttttaagtttttcgtcaatatttctaaaactgtgctttagcgtaaggaatgttctatagaaaaatattctacataaaattcaacaaaaaaGGTTCATAcataattgctataaaatcaacggttccagagttacggagggtgaaaagtggaggttttcgatactttctatatttaccgatttctctcccctcccccccaaacccgacgctcaaaatggtgtgacttttttctgaacattatgtggaccatatagaacaatttggtgttggaggataacttttactttggatgtctgggtttttggtataattatatcataaatattgccccaaaaatataaaaagtatcgaaaacttcgacttttcactctctgtaactctggaaccgttgattttataacaattatgtatacaacatattttgttttaaattttatgtagaacatttttgtatataaaattgtttacgctaaagcagttttagaaatattgacgaaaaacgtgaaaaaactaccaatttaccggcttctctcccatctccctcccaaatcggacgctcaaaatggtgtaactttttactgaacaatatgtggaccatatggaACATTTTGgtattggaggaaaacttttactttggatgttttggttaggccttttttggaccagttatactattctacctccgtaactttggaaccattcattttagaaagattatgcatagggccttttttatttcaaatttaatgtagaagaattttgtatagaaggttgttcatgctaaacttcatagttttagaaatattggcgaaaaacttaaaaaactacgaatttaccgatttctcctccctctccccccaaacccgacgctcaaaatggtgtgacttttttctgaacattatgtggaccatatagaacaatttggtgttggaggataacttttactttggatgtctgggtttttggtataattatatcataaatattgccccaaaaatataaaaagtatcgaaaacttcgacttttcactctctgtaactctggaaccgttgattttataacaattatgtatacaacatattttgttttaaattttatgtagaacatttttgtatataaaattgtttacgctaaagcagttttagaaatattgacgaaaaacgtgaaaaaactaccaatttaccggcttctctcccatctccctcccaaatc
The window above is part of the Diabrotica virgifera virgifera chromosome 2, PGI_DIABVI_V3a genome. Proteins encoded here:
- the LOC114331059 gene encoding leucine-rich repeat and immunoglobulin-like domain-containing nogo receptor-interacting protein 2 isoform X1; this encodes MAVFVRWSAFLGVIYSLINLKMGNAICNEDNYERYVNQFGSIRRERYIDCQNIQLPLNEPCDNCRRIIISDSNIPEIITAAFLNFPSTEDLQLSGNFIKNIQPGAFSGLQALEKLDLHNNQIEKISDGIFNHLVKLKSLDLSRNKISSIVPTFLTGVTHISSLNLADNALKSVDDVFLGQNSHFIMVNLSSNEISSFNLNRFNSKINTLDISNNTLTSVNVCFPGLKKLDASNNQIKSLLSGTCSLNTAPLNLNISYNLLNEESIMNVSKLFKLESLSVAGNNLSFIPVNLFVNLTKLSYLNMSHNHISYLNYGALDHLNFLQSLDLSYNKLTTLKRYLHSLSALRSLYINNNKITEINSKQLLTDNNGLNIINIDSNDFTCENLVEVIHDFKNKVSKGTATIGSNIHGIACKEETLPEANPEVKFKEDVIKYLETTISAKLEKSESLQFDRSLMYDYFNKDFKNSNFYKYLEGLKNINTLNFNGTDMLKYFNQDFKNSLFYKYLESLKANENSTREFNRSLYDYFNNDFNGTYLVKYLTKLEKSKGDFIDSFENSSMFNYFNKGFQNSTFYKYLENLNSKFDSIQQKDHGTAEYFHSSSEQQGHSYFATQSVIIMLLMLIMLIILVLFKVVKIYSNYNSKNLLAREQVELLDTNSIA
- the LOC114331059 gene encoding toll-like receptor 7 isoform X2 is translated as MGNAICNEDNYERYVNQFGSIRRERYIDCQNIQLPLNEPCDNCRRIIISDSNIPEIITAAFLNFPSTEDLQLSGNFIKNIQPGAFSGLQALEKLDLHNNQIEKISDGIFNHLVKLKSLDLSRNKISSIVPTFLTGVTHISSLNLADNALKSVDDVFLGQNSHFIMVNLSSNEISSFNLNRFNSKINTLDISNNTLTSVNVCFPGLKKLDASNNQIKSLLSGTCSLNTAPLNLNISYNLLNEESIMNVSKLFKLESLSVAGNNLSFIPVNLFVNLTKLSYLNMSHNHISYLNYGALDHLNFLQSLDLSYNKLTTLKRYLHSLSALRSLYINNNKITEINSKQLLTDNNGLNIINIDSNDFTCENLVEVIHDFKNKVSKGTATIGSNIHGIACKEETLPEANPEVKFKEDVIKYLETTISAKLEKSESLQFDRSLMYDYFNKDFKNSNFYKYLEGLKNINTLNFNGTDMLKYFNQDFKNSLFYKYLESLKANENSTREFNRSLYDYFNNDFNGTYLVKYLTKLEKSKGDFIDSFENSSMFNYFNKGFQNSTFYKYLENLNSKFDSIQQKDHGTAEYFHSSSEQQGHSYFATQSVIIMLLMLIMLIILVLFKVVKIYSNYNSKNLLAREQVELLDTNSIA